In Saprospiraceae bacterium, a genomic segment contains:
- a CDS encoding N-acetylmuramic acid 6-phosphate etherase gives MKIRAHTEAPSNYRNLEHMSVAEILFAMNAEDHKVAQAVALVLEPIREFVEQLIPKVKNGGRLFYIGAGTSGRLGIIDASECPPTFGVSPDIVIGLMAGGDLAIRKAVEFAEDSETNAWKDLTKYFIGKEDCVVGIAASGTTPYVVYGLEACQNHEITTACICSNPDSPVTKFANYPIVVELGPEFLTGSTRLKSGSAQKMILNMISTSLMIGLGRVKDHKMVDMQLSNQKLLVRGTAMIQEALQISENEAQELLQKHGSVRAVLDREK, from the coding sequence ATGAAAATAAGAGCACACACTGAAGCACCATCCAATTACAGAAATCTGGAACACATGAGTGTTGCAGAAATACTGTTTGCTATGAATGCGGAAGACCATAAAGTTGCACAAGCAGTAGCTCTCGTTCTAGAGCCAATCCGTGAATTTGTCGAGCAGCTCATTCCAAAAGTCAAAAATGGCGGTCGCTTATTTTATATCGGTGCCGGCACCAGCGGCAGATTGGGAATTATTGATGCTTCAGAATGTCCGCCTACATTTGGGGTAAGCCCTGATATTGTGATCGGACTGATGGCAGGTGGTGATCTGGCCATCCGTAAAGCTGTAGAATTTGCTGAGGACAGCGAAACCAATGCATGGAAAGATTTAACAAAATACTTCATAGGAAAAGAGGATTGCGTTGTTGGAATTGCTGCGAGCGGAACAACACCTTATGTGGTATACGGGCTAGAGGCTTGTCAAAATCATGAGATCACTACAGCGTGCATTTGTTCTAATCCGGATAGCCCGGTGACTAAATTTGCAAACTACCCAATCGTTGTTGAATTAGGCCCTGAATTTCTTACAGGCAGCACCCGCCTCAAAAGCGGAAGCGCTCAGAAAATGATCCTCAATATGATTTCAACATCATTGATGATTGGACTGGGACGGGTTAAAGATCATAAAATGGTAGATATGCAGCTCAGCAATCAAAAACTCTTGGTACGAGGAACAGCAATGATTCAGGAAGCCTTACAAATTTCAGAAAATGAAGCTCAGGAATTGCTGCAAAAACACGGATCAGTTCGAGCTGTTTTAGACCGTGAAAAATAA
- a CDS encoding rhomboid family intramembrane serine protease yields MNEFIHKEKEHLRNALSIALSVSVLCLLVHLLFLVSPIPKYNWSIYPRDFSQWYGIITGQFIHASWGHLFSNLPPLFITTGVLFYFYRSIGWASYFLILTITGLMVFILGRNYSHIGASGLVYGLISFIFFSGIFRRNVKSIALMGIMVVMYSGYLAGFFPTEERGSWESQLFGAVVGLWTSFVFSNYREFDEHQVPEWKNEKAEAKEFFLPRDTFDKTKEERKRDLDIAQNFSNTDHTGFPQF; encoded by the coding sequence ATGAACGAATTTATCCATAAAGAAAAAGAACATTTGCGCAATGCATTGTCTATTGCTTTATCGGTAAGTGTTTTATGTTTACTGGTGCATTTGCTTTTTTTAGTAAGTCCTATTCCAAAATACAACTGGAGTATTTACCCACGCGATTTTAGCCAATGGTATGGCATTATTACAGGACAATTTATTCATGCGAGTTGGGGTCATTTGTTTTCAAATTTGCCACCCTTGTTTATTACAACCGGTGTGCTTTTTTATTTTTATAGAAGTATTGGTTGGGCTAGTTATTTTTTAATTCTCACCATTACCGGTTTAATGGTTTTTATTTTAGGGCGCAATTACTCACACATAGGTGCCAGCGGATTGGTATATGGCTTGATCTCTTTTATCTTTTTTTCAGGTATCTTCAGGCGTAATGTTAAATCCATAGCTTTAATGGGCATTATGGTTGTGATGTATAGTGGTTATCTGGCAGGTTTTTTTCCTACAGAGGAGCGAGGATCCTGGGAAAGCCAGTTGTTCGGAGCCGTTGTAGGTTTGTGGACTTCTTTTGTATTTAGCAACTACAGGGAGTTTGATGAGCATCAGGTTCCTGAATGGAAAAATGAAAAAGCAGAAGCAAAAGAATTTTTTCTGCCCCGTGATACATTTGATAAAACCAAAGAGGAGCGCAAACGGGATCTGGATATTGCGCAGAATTTTTCAAATACGGATCATACCGGGTTTCCACAATTTTAG
- a CDS encoding thymidine kinase, with amino-acid sequence MFIEPIYKSQRSGWIEVICGSMFSGKTEELIRRLKRARIANQKVEIFKPSKDIRYDERRVVSHDENTLLSKPIAHSSELNLVLPETEVVGIDEAQFFDMEFPQHCQELAISGKRVIIAGLDMDFRGKPFGPMPAIMAVAEYITKVHAICPHCGNLATHSYRLGDEEETILLGETDKYEPRCRYCFSLGPILQFR; translated from the coding sequence ATGTTTATCGAACCTATTTACAAATCGCAACGAAGCGGATGGATTGAAGTCATCTGTGGGTCCATGTTCAGTGGAAAAACAGAAGAATTGATCAGAAGGTTGAAAAGAGCCAGGATCGCCAATCAAAAAGTTGAAATCTTCAAACCCAGTAAGGACATTCGTTACGATGAGCGCAGAGTGGTTTCGCATGATGAAAATACCCTGCTTTCAAAGCCCATTGCTCATTCTTCTGAGCTAAATCTTGTGTTACCGGAAACTGAGGTCGTCGGAATTGACGAAGCACAGTTCTTTGATATGGAATTTCCACAACACTGCCAGGAATTAGCGATTTCCGGAAAAAGAGTCATCATTGCAGGATTAGACATGGATTTTAGAGGAAAACCTTTTGGTCCGATGCCTGCTATCATGGCTGTAGCTGAGTATATCACAAAAGTTCATGCAATTTGTCCACATTGTGGCAATCTTGCGACACATTCGTACAGACTCGGAGATGAAGAAGAAACGATCTTGTTAGGAGAAACCGATAAATATGAACCGCGATGCCGCTATTGCTTCTCGCTGGGCCCCATATTGCAATTCAGATGA
- the purH gene encoding bifunctional phosphoribosylaminoimidazolecarboxamide formyltransferase/IMP cyclohydrolase: MENKRIHSALISVYNKDNLEQIVRKLKDLDIVIYSTGGTKEFIEEMDIPVVSVETITEYPAILGGRVKTLHPKVFGGILAIRNEDHLSQLAHFRIPLIDLVVVDLYPFEETLKLTDQHEEIIEKIDIGGISLIRAAAKNFRDVLVIPSKADYGGLLEILSNNAISSINERKKFAANAFQISQSYDYCIHQYLSESEKVKEIDLRYGENPHQQARFIGNLNENLEVLSGKDLSYNNILDIDSALSLMADFRTSLPCFAVLKHTNVCGLAVRENLYEAWEGALAGDPISAFGGILICNRTIDLHTAQSIHPLFYEVLLAPGFDKEAMELLQAKKNRILIRIIQWPEQDKLLRTAINGLLEQDANKHHARPEDLKWVSTLKVDSEKTQDLLLAIHCVKHLKSNAIAIVKGSQLIGMGCGQTSRVDACKQAISKAKAMGFETQGSVMASEAFFPFPDCVELAGEAGIIAIAQPGGSVNDDKSISRANELGVAMAFTGIRHFKH; encoded by the coding sequence ATGGAGAATAAACGCATACATTCCGCATTAATATCAGTCTATAACAAAGATAACCTCGAACAAATTGTCCGAAAACTTAAAGATTTAGACATCGTCATTTATTCGACAGGAGGTACTAAGGAGTTTATAGAAGAAATGGACATTCCCGTTGTTTCCGTTGAAACCATAACCGAATATCCAGCAATTCTCGGCGGCAGGGTTAAAACATTACATCCAAAAGTATTTGGTGGCATTTTGGCGATCCGCAATGAAGATCATTTGAGTCAATTGGCCCATTTCAGAATACCCTTAATCGATTTAGTGGTCGTAGATCTTTATCCCTTTGAAGAGACACTAAAACTCACTGATCAACATGAAGAGATCATTGAAAAAATTGACATCGGTGGAATTTCATTGATACGTGCAGCAGCCAAAAATTTTCGCGATGTCCTGGTCATCCCATCCAAAGCGGACTACGGCGGATTATTGGAAATTTTATCCAACAATGCTATTTCAAGCATAAACGAACGAAAAAAATTCGCTGCAAATGCCTTTCAAATCAGTCAATCATATGACTATTGTATACATCAATACCTTTCCGAATCAGAAAAAGTAAAAGAAATCGACTTGCGTTATGGAGAAAATCCGCATCAGCAAGCCAGGTTTATTGGAAACTTAAATGAAAATCTGGAAGTCCTTTCAGGAAAAGACCTATCTTATAACAATATCCTTGACATTGATTCAGCCTTAAGTCTAATGGCTGATTTTAGGACGTCTCTTCCTTGTTTTGCAGTTCTTAAACACACAAATGTTTGCGGCCTTGCTGTTCGTGAAAATTTATATGAAGCATGGGAAGGAGCTTTAGCAGGGGATCCCATATCAGCTTTTGGTGGTATCCTCATTTGCAATAGAACGATTGACCTCCACACCGCTCAGTCCATTCACCCCTTATTTTACGAGGTTTTGCTGGCTCCCGGATTTGACAAGGAAGCCATGGAACTGTTGCAAGCTAAAAAGAACAGAATCCTGATCCGGATTATTCAGTGGCCTGAACAAGATAAACTCCTAAGAACCGCCATCAACGGATTGCTCGAGCAAGACGCAAACAAACATCATGCGAGACCTGAAGATTTAAAATGGGTAAGTACTTTAAAGGTAGATTCTGAAAAAACACAAGATTTGCTCCTTGCCATACATTGTGTCAAACATTTGAAATCAAATGCAATCGCAATTGTAAAAGGCAGTCAACTCATAGGCATGGGTTGTGGCCAAACCTCAAGAGTTGACGCTTGCAAACAAGCTATCAGCAAAGCCAAAGCAATGGGTTTCGAAACACAAGGATCTGTAATGGCTTCCGAAGCCTTTTTCCCATTTCCGGATTGCGTTGAGCTCGCAGGAGAAGCCGGGATCATTGCCATTGCACAGCCCGGTGGTTCTGTCAACGATGACAAGAGCATTTCCAGAGCTAACGAATTGGGTGTGGCTATGGCTTTTACAGGGATCCGACATTTTAAACATTGA
- a CDS encoding type III pantothenate kinase — protein MRRSLCIDLGNSRVKLAIFHDKTLHNYSSFNYSDSNLVIEWLDAHDYEHIIYSSVVEPIPEWLIELKTRQKTLQLSSTCKLPIQLDLYETPETLGTDRIAALAGGEQLQLNAHLLIINAGSCMTYDLLHENGKFMGGNISPGLDMRYKAMHDFTSRLPLVHPLHPGDRFLGNNTIEAVENGSYFGLIFEIEAYFLRLSENYKGLKCVLTGGNAHKLVNRLKIDIFADPYLVLKGLNYILEINEST, from the coding sequence ATGCGGCGCTCTTTATGTATCGATTTGGGAAACTCTCGAGTTAAACTGGCCATCTTTCACGATAAAACATTGCATAATTATTCCAGTTTCAACTATTCCGACTCAAATCTGGTAATAGAATGGCTGGATGCGCATGATTACGAGCACATCATTTATTCAAGTGTCGTTGAGCCCATCCCGGAATGGCTTATTGAACTGAAGACTCGCCAAAAAACACTGCAATTGAGTTCAACTTGCAAATTGCCCATTCAATTGGATCTTTACGAGACTCCTGAAACATTGGGAACTGACCGGATTGCAGCTTTAGCTGGTGGTGAACAATTGCAATTGAATGCCCATTTATTGATTATTAATGCAGGAAGCTGCATGACTTATGACTTACTCCATGAAAATGGCAAGTTTATGGGTGGAAATATTTCGCCCGGATTGGACATGAGGTACAAAGCCATGCATGATTTTACATCACGGCTGCCTTTGGTGCATCCCTTACATCCCGGTGACCGATTTTTGGGCAATAATACCATCGAGGCAGTGGAGAACGGATCTTATTTTGGCCTGATATTCGAAATTGAAGCATATTTTTTAAGACTTTCAGAAAATTATAAAGGCTTAAAGTGCGTTCTCACTGGCGGGAATGCACATAAATTGGTAAATCGGCTTAAAATTGACATTTTTGCGGATCCTTATCTCGTTTTGAAAGGTCTTAATTACATTTTAGAAATCAATGAATCCACTTAA
- a CDS encoding outer membrane lipoprotein carrier protein LolA: MVKILSLVMFLGLFQTTSEKEAKKLMDKVSSHYQALKSLEIQFSYELKVGNKSDGIQKGSLISKGEMYKLSLPDIDLYCDGTDQYAHLKKNKEIQISRRDESDNRYHPKALASIHKSGSYIFRIEEKIVEKTKKLTVIEFMPSDKNESVFKIKLFINESENLIEKVQWFEKSGKMTLVSFTKMQSNKSFTDAFFKPDYKNLSGVHVEDLRED, encoded by the coding sequence ATGGTCAAGATTTTAAGCCTGGTGATGTTTTTGGGATTATTCCAAACAACTTCTGAGAAAGAAGCCAAAAAGTTAATGGATAAAGTTTCGTCACACTATCAGGCTTTAAAAAGTTTGGAAATACAATTTAGTTATGAATTAAAAGTCGGCAATAAATCAGACGGAATTCAAAAGGGAAGTCTGATTTCTAAAGGCGAGATGTATAAACTGAGTTTGCCTGATATAGATCTCTATTGCGATGGAACGGATCAGTATGCGCATTTGAAAAAAAATAAGGAAATTCAAATTAGCCGCAGAGATGAATCAGACAACCGCTATCATCCGAAAGCATTGGCATCCATTCATAAATCCGGATCTTACATTTTTAGAATTGAGGAGAAAATTGTTGAAAAAACAAAAAAGCTGACCGTGATTGAATTTATGCCAAGTGACAAAAATGAAAGCGTCTTTAAAATCAAACTCTTCATCAATGAATCTGAAAATTTGATAGAAAAGGTACAATGGTTTGAAAAATCAGGCAAAATGACTTTGGTTTCATTTACCAAAATGCAAAGCAATAAATCGTTCACAGATGCTTTTTTTAAGCCGGATTATAAAAACCTGAGTGGCGTACATGTAGAAGATTTGCGGGAAGATTGA
- a CDS encoding GH3 auxin-responsive promoter family protein, protein MFSRTGLIQRVARTLTRFNQKDYGLASYCQDKLFKNLIETARDTSFGKAHDFKNIKSHQDYCDRVPLRDYEDFLEYMDAIKSGRPDMLWPGRPKYFCKSSGTTSGSKYIPITKASIKNHIRGARNALFHYISQHPNTRIFEGKMLFLSGSPKLDTSGVIPVGRLSGIVNHEIPAWFQKNKLPSFEVNCIEPWEKKIDQLVASIADQDIRVFSGIPPWIQMFSERLLEYTGKQTVIDVFPNLELYLHGGVNYGPYEKKLNELFGKPLTLIETYPASEGFIAFQDDSNDPGLQLIINDGIFFEFIPKSEIKHPNPSRLLLDKVQLHQDYAVILSTNAGLWSYLIGDLVRFVSLNPYKIRVTGRISQFISAFGEHVIGSEIDQAISFAQKAHSFNVVEFTVAPQVSPTDNKNPYHEWLIEFSEIPKNLNEIALTINSRLCELNAYYKDLIDGKLLDTLKIRPVRRNAFLNYMRSIGRLGEQFKVHRLSNDRKVVDVLYKDIVGK, encoded by the coding sequence ATGTTTAGCAGGACTGGCCTGATTCAACGCGTTGCACGCACCCTTACCCGATTCAATCAAAAGGATTATGGTTTGGCAAGCTATTGTCAGGACAAACTTTTTAAAAATCTCATTGAAACAGCAAGAGACACGAGCTTTGGCAAAGCTCATGATTTTAAAAATATCAAGTCCCATCAGGATTATTGCGATCGCGTTCCCTTACGGGATTATGAAGATTTTTTAGAATATATGGATGCCATAAAATCTGGCAGGCCGGATATGCTTTGGCCCGGAAGGCCTAAATATTTCTGCAAATCTTCCGGAACAACTTCTGGTAGTAAATACATACCCATCACCAAAGCCAGCATCAAAAATCACATCCGGGGTGCCCGAAACGCACTTTTCCATTATATAAGCCAGCATCCGAACACAAGAATTTTTGAAGGAAAAATGCTATTCCTCTCCGGCAGCCCTAAATTGGATACATCAGGTGTGATACCGGTTGGTCGATTGTCTGGGATCGTTAACCACGAAATACCGGCATGGTTTCAAAAAAATAAACTACCAAGTTTTGAAGTCAATTGCATTGAGCCCTGGGAGAAAAAAATTGACCAATTGGTAGCGTCGATCGCTGATCAGGATATCAGAGTTTTTAGTGGAATACCTCCATGGATTCAAATGTTTAGCGAACGATTATTGGAATATACCGGAAAACAAACGGTTATTGATGTTTTTCCGAATCTGGAATTATACCTACATGGCGGTGTCAATTACGGTCCTTATGAAAAGAAACTCAATGAGTTATTTGGAAAACCCCTGACTTTGATTGAAACTTATCCTGCAAGTGAAGGATTTATAGCTTTTCAGGATGACTCAAATGATCCCGGATTACAGTTGATCATCAACGACGGAATCTTCTTTGAATTTATCCCAAAATCTGAAATTAAACATCCAAATCCAAGCAGGCTGCTTTTGGATAAAGTTCAACTTCATCAGGATTACGCTGTGATTTTAAGCACCAATGCCGGACTTTGGTCTTACCTTATTGGTGATTTGGTGCGGTTTGTATCGCTAAATCCTTATAAAATAAGAGTTACAGGCCGGATTAGCCAATTCATTTCAGCTTTTGGGGAACATGTCATTGGTAGTGAAATAGACCAGGCCATAAGTTTTGCTCAAAAAGCCCATAGTTTTAATGTGGTGGAGTTTACGGTTGCACCACAAGTAAGCCCTACAGATAACAAAAATCCATATCACGAATGGTTGATAGAATTTTCTGAGATCCCTAAAAATCTAAATGAAATTGCGCTCACCATCAATAGCCGGCTTTGCGAACTCAATGCTTATTATAAGGATCTCATCGATGGCAAACTGCTGGACACCCTAAAAATCAGGCCCGTTCGCAGGAATGCTTTTCTGAACTATATGCGAAGTATTGGTCGTCTGGGTGAACAATTTAAGGTACACAGACTGAGCAACGACCGCAAAGTGGTTGATGTTTTGTATAAAGACATTGTAGGAAAGTAG